From a single Mycolicibacterium moriokaense genomic region:
- a CDS encoding cytochrome P450, giving the protein MTISEVTLDPYNYDFHEDPYPYYKRLRDEAPLYRNDELGFWAVSRHADVHKGFRNSVTLSNKFGVSLDPASRGPHASKTMSFLAMDDPDHLRLRTLVSKGFTPRRIRELEPRVTEIAVEHLDSMLEIARDTGTVDYVDEFAGKLPMDVISELMGVPKSDRAQVRAWADAVMHREDGVTDVPGSAIEASLNLIVYYQEMVAQRRKQPTDDLTTALLEAEIDGDRLTDDEIIGFMFLMVIAGNETTTKLLANAAFWGHRNPDQLEPVFADLERIPLWVEETLRFDTSSQILARTVAGELELYDTVIPDGDVLLLLPGSAHRDERVFDNPDDFIIGREIGSKLLSFGSGAHFCLGAHLARMEARVALAELFKRIRGYQVDEANAVRVHSSNVRGFAHLPISVQVR; this is encoded by the coding sequence ATGACTATCAGCGAAGTCACGCTGGACCCCTACAACTACGACTTCCACGAAGACCCGTACCCGTATTACAAGCGGCTGCGGGACGAGGCGCCGCTGTACCGCAACGACGAACTCGGGTTCTGGGCGGTGTCGCGTCATGCCGACGTACACAAGGGGTTTCGCAACAGCGTCACGCTGTCCAACAAGTTCGGCGTCTCCCTCGATCCGGCCTCCCGCGGCCCGCACGCGTCGAAGACCATGTCGTTCCTGGCGATGGACGACCCCGACCATCTGCGGCTGCGCACCCTGGTCTCGAAAGGCTTCACCCCGCGCCGCATCCGCGAGTTGGAGCCGCGGGTCACCGAGATCGCCGTCGAGCATCTCGACTCCATGTTGGAGATCGCGCGTGACACCGGAACCGTGGACTACGTCGACGAATTCGCCGGCAAGCTGCCGATGGACGTCATCTCGGAACTGATGGGCGTGCCGAAATCCGACCGGGCGCAGGTGCGTGCGTGGGCCGACGCGGTGATGCACCGCGAGGACGGCGTCACCGATGTCCCGGGCTCAGCGATCGAGGCGTCGCTGAACCTCATCGTCTACTACCAGGAGATGGTCGCGCAGCGCCGCAAGCAGCCGACCGATGATCTGACGACGGCACTACTGGAAGCCGAGATCGACGGGGACCGGCTCACCGACGACGAGATCATCGGCTTCATGTTCCTGATGGTCATCGCCGGCAACGAGACAACCACCAAACTGCTTGCCAATGCCGCGTTCTGGGGTCACCGCAACCCGGATCAACTCGAGCCGGTCTTCGCTGACCTGGAGCGGATCCCGCTGTGGGTGGAGGAGACGTTGCGCTTCGACACCTCGAGCCAGATCCTGGCCCGCACGGTGGCCGGCGAGCTGGAGCTCTACGACACCGTCATCCCCGACGGCGACGTGCTGTTGCTACTTCCCGGCTCGGCACACCGCGACGAACGGGTTTTCGACAATCCCGACGACTTCATCATCGGTCGCGAGATCGGTTCGAAGCTACTGAGTTTCGGCAGTGGCGCCCACTTCTGCCTCGGCGCGCATCTGGCGCGCATGGAGGCCCGGGTTGCACTGGCCGAGTTGTTCAAGCGAATCCGCGGATATCAGGTCGACGAGGCCAACGCCGTCCGCGTCCACTCCAGCAATGTCCGCGGATTCGCTCACCTTCCGATTTCCGTTCAGGTCCGCTGA
- a CDS encoding TetR/AcrR family transcriptional regulator, with amino-acid sequence MSSDAVAALTPESGHPPRNRRQEETFRKVLAAGLEMLRESSYADLTVRAVAARAKVAPATAYTYFSSKNHLIAEIYLDLIRKVDYFTDVNDSTVTRVEKTLRSMALMIADEPEVAAACTTALLSGNDAAVRAVRERIGGEIHRRIRAAVGPDPDPRTLAALEMTFFGALVNAGSGAFTYHQIADRLSYVVGLIVGDDK; translated from the coding sequence GTGTCCAGCGATGCTGTTGCCGCGCTCACACCCGAGTCGGGGCACCCACCACGAAACCGGCGCCAGGAGGAGACCTTCCGCAAGGTCCTCGCCGCCGGGCTGGAGATGCTCCGCGAGTCGTCGTACGCCGACCTGACCGTGCGCGCGGTCGCCGCACGCGCCAAGGTCGCCCCCGCGACGGCCTACACGTACTTCTCGTCGAAGAACCATCTGATCGCCGAGATCTATCTGGACCTGATCAGGAAGGTCGACTACTTCACCGACGTCAACGACAGCACCGTCACTCGCGTCGAGAAGACGCTGCGCAGCATGGCGTTGATGATCGCCGACGAGCCCGAGGTCGCCGCGGCGTGCACGACGGCGCTGTTGTCGGGCAACGATGCCGCCGTGCGCGCGGTCCGCGAGCGCATCGGCGGCGAAATCCACCGGCGCATCCGCGCGGCCGTCGGCCCCGATCCCGATCCGCGCACGCTGGCCGCGTTGGAGATGACGTTCTTCGGTGCGCTGGTCAATGCCGGCAGCGGCGCCTTCACCTATCACCAGATCGCCGACCGGCTCAGCTATGTGGTCGGCCTGATCGTGGGAGACGACAAATGA
- a CDS encoding aldehyde dehydrogenase, with protein MAILTDRESKLFIDGKLVDGSAGTFSTVNPATEEVLGVAADAGADDMGRAIEAARRAFDETDWSTNTELRVRCIRQLQQAMRDHVEELRELTIAEVGAPRMLTAAAQLEGPVEDLSFCADTAESYSWTTDLGVASPMGIKTQRTVAREAIGVVGAITPWNFPHQINLAKLGPALAAGNTVVLKPAPDTPWAAAVLGELILEHTDIPAGVVNIVTSSDHAVGALLSKDQRVDMVSFTGSTNTGRAVMADGAPTLKKVFLELGGKSAFVVLDDADLAGACSMSAFTASMHAGQGCAITTRLLVPRARYDEAVEAAAATMAGLRPGDPNDAGTICGPLISERQRERVQGYLDSASDEGGRFACGGGRPADRDTGFFIEPTVIAGLDNNAKVAREEIFGPVLTVIAHDGDDDAVRIANDSPYGLSGTVFSPDLDRANAVAARLRVGTVNVNGGVWYSADMPFGGYKQSGIGREMGLAGFEEYLEIKAIATAVN; from the coding sequence ATGGCAATCCTGACCGATCGCGAGAGCAAGCTGTTCATCGACGGCAAGCTCGTCGACGGCAGTGCGGGCACGTTTTCGACGGTCAACCCGGCGACCGAGGAAGTCCTCGGCGTCGCCGCCGACGCCGGCGCCGACGACATGGGTCGCGCGATCGAGGCGGCGCGGCGGGCATTCGACGAGACCGACTGGTCGACGAACACCGAACTGCGGGTGCGCTGCATTCGTCAGCTGCAGCAGGCGATGCGCGACCATGTCGAAGAACTGCGTGAGCTGACGATCGCCGAAGTGGGCGCACCGCGGATGCTGACGGCCGCGGCGCAGCTCGAAGGTCCGGTCGAGGATCTCAGCTTCTGCGCCGACACCGCCGAGTCATACTCCTGGACAACCGATCTCGGTGTCGCGTCGCCGATGGGTATCAAGACCCAGCGCACCGTCGCACGCGAGGCCATCGGCGTCGTCGGCGCGATCACGCCCTGGAACTTCCCCCATCAGATCAACCTCGCCAAGCTCGGTCCCGCGCTGGCGGCAGGCAACACGGTGGTGCTCAAGCCCGCACCCGACACACCGTGGGCTGCAGCGGTTCTGGGCGAGTTGATTCTCGAACACACCGACATCCCGGCCGGTGTGGTCAACATCGTCACCTCCAGCGATCACGCCGTCGGTGCGCTGCTGTCGAAAGATCAACGGGTGGACATGGTTTCGTTCACCGGGTCGACGAACACCGGGCGCGCGGTGATGGCCGACGGTGCGCCCACCCTGAAGAAGGTGTTCTTGGAACTCGGCGGCAAGTCGGCGTTCGTGGTGCTCGACGACGCCGACCTGGCGGGTGCCTGCTCGATGTCGGCGTTCACGGCGTCAATGCACGCGGGACAGGGGTGTGCGATCACCACTCGGCTGCTGGTCCCCAGGGCTCGCTACGACGAAGCCGTCGAGGCGGCGGCGGCCACGATGGCAGGGCTGCGACCCGGCGACCCCAACGATGCGGGCACCATCTGCGGACCGCTTATCTCCGAGCGACAGCGTGAGCGGGTGCAGGGCTATCTGGACTCGGCCAGCGACGAAGGAGGCAGATTCGCCTGCGGCGGAGGGCGCCCCGCCGACCGGGACACCGGCTTCTTCATCGAGCCGACCGTGATCGCGGGTCTGGACAACAACGCCAAAGTGGCCCGCGAGGAGATCTTCGGACCCGTCCTGACGGTCATCGCCCACGACGGCGACGACGACGCGGTGCGTATCGCCAACGATTCGCCGTACGGCCTGTCTGGCACGGTGTTCTCGCCGGACCTGGACAGGGCCAACGCCGTGGCGGCGCGACTGCGGGTCGGCACCGTCAACGTCAACGGCGGTGTCTGGTACTCCGCCGACATGCCGTTCGGCGGCTACAAGCAGTCCGGCATCGGCCGGGAGATGGGGCTTGCGGGTTTCGAGGAGTACCTCGAGATCAAAGCCATTGCCACGGCCGTCAACTAA
- a CDS encoding SDR family oxidoreductase, with the protein MGLYGDQFTDKVAIVTGAGGGIGQAYAEALAREGAAVVVADINVEGAQKVADGIKGEGGNALAVRVDVSDSDSAKEMAAQTLSEFGGIDYLVNNAAIFGGMKLDFLITVDWDYYKKFMSVNMDGALLCTRAVYKKMAKRGGGAIVNQSSTAAWLYSNFYGLAKVGINGLTQQLATELGGQNIRVNAIAPGPIDTEANRTTTPQEMVADIVKNIPLSRMGQPEDLVGMCLFLLSDQAKWITGQIFNVDGGQIIRS; encoded by the coding sequence ATGGGACTCTACGGAGATCAGTTCACCGACAAGGTGGCGATCGTCACCGGCGCCGGCGGCGGCATCGGGCAGGCGTACGCCGAGGCGCTGGCCCGGGAGGGCGCGGCCGTCGTGGTCGCCGACATCAACGTCGAAGGTGCGCAGAAGGTAGCTGACGGGATCAAGGGGGAGGGCGGCAACGCGCTGGCCGTGCGCGTCGACGTGTCCGATTCCGATTCGGCCAAAGAGATGGCGGCGCAGACGCTTTCGGAGTTCGGCGGCATCGACTACCTGGTCAACAACGCCGCGATCTTCGGCGGTATGAAGCTCGACTTCCTCATCACCGTCGACTGGGACTACTACAAGAAGTTCATGAGCGTGAACATGGACGGCGCGCTGCTGTGCACGCGCGCGGTCTACAAGAAGATGGCCAAGCGCGGCGGCGGCGCGATCGTCAACCAGTCGTCCACCGCGGCCTGGCTGTACTCGAACTTCTACGGACTGGCCAAGGTCGGCATCAACGGGCTGACCCAACAGCTCGCGACCGAACTCGGTGGGCAGAACATCCGCGTCAACGCCATCGCGCCGGGGCCGATCGACACCGAGGCCAACCGCACCACCACCCCGCAGGAGATGGTCGCAGACATCGTCAAGAACATCCCGCTGTCGCGGATGGGGCAGCCCGAGGACCTCGTCGGCATGTGCCTGTTCCTGCTGTCGGATCAGGCGAAGTGGATCACCGGGCAGATCTTCAACGTTGACGGCGGACAGATAATCCGGTCATGA
- a CDS encoding NAD(P)-dependent oxidoreductase yields MSSDDIKLGYIGLGNQGAPMAKRLVDWPGGVIVYDVRADAMTPLAELGATLADKVADVAAADVISVTVLNDAQVREVVTELAEHAKAGTVIAIHSTIEPDTAPQLADQLSPKGIHIVDAPVSGGAGAADKGELAVMVGADDEAYDKVKPVFKQWASLVVRAGAPGAGTRMKLARNMLTFIGFAAACESQKLAEAAGIDLQKLGRVVRHSDAQSGGPGAIMFRDDTKPLTPDHFLHDMFVHTRGLGEKDLKLALALGTETGVDLPLAEVALNTLADGLGVPHPKE; encoded by the coding sequence ATGAGCTCCGACGACATCAAGCTCGGCTACATCGGTCTCGGCAACCAGGGCGCGCCGATGGCCAAGCGACTGGTCGACTGGCCGGGCGGCGTGATCGTCTACGACGTCCGCGCTGACGCGATGACACCGCTGGCGGAGCTCGGCGCCACGCTGGCTGACAAGGTGGCCGACGTGGCAGCTGCTGACGTGATCAGCGTGACGGTGCTCAACGACGCGCAGGTGCGCGAGGTCGTCACTGAGCTCGCCGAACATGCCAAGGCGGGGACGGTCATCGCGATTCACTCGACCATCGAGCCCGACACGGCACCCCAGCTCGCAGACCAGTTGAGCCCCAAGGGCATTCACATCGTTGATGCACCCGTCAGCGGGGGTGCTGGGGCGGCCGACAAGGGTGAGCTGGCCGTCATGGTGGGTGCGGACGACGAGGCTTACGACAAGGTCAAGCCCGTGTTCAAGCAATGGGCGTCGTTGGTGGTGCGCGCAGGTGCTCCTGGTGCGGGAACGCGAATGAAGTTGGCCCGCAACATGTTGACATTCATCGGTTTCGCCGCGGCATGTGAATCGCAGAAGCTGGCGGAGGCCGCCGGGATCGACCTGCAGAAGCTCGGCCGGGTGGTGCGGCACAGCGATGCGCAGAGCGGCGGGCCGGGCGCGATCATGTTCCGAGATGACACGAAACCGCTTACACCCGACCACTTCTTGCACGATATGTTCGTCCACACCCGCGGCCTCGGCGAGAAGGATCTGAAGCTGGCGCTGGCGTTGGGGACGGAAACCGGAGTCGATCTGCCCCTGGCCGAGGTCGCGCTGAACACTCTCGCCGACGGGCTCGGCGTACCCCATCCGAAGGAGTGA
- a CDS encoding carboxymuconolactone decarboxylase family protein: MDEKRRKGLEKMNEVYGWEMPNIEGDPYFDLTVDHLFGSIWTRPGLSMRDKRIMTLTVVTAVGNADLAEIQANAALANGELTETELKEMAIFLTHYLGFPLGSKLDGVVSSVIKKRKKAAERGEGEDKKANVNAAVHMHSGGKVHDNHGK, from the coding sequence ATGGACGAGAAGCGCCGCAAGGGCCTCGAGAAGATGAACGAGGTCTACGGCTGGGAGATGCCCAACATCGAAGGGGACCCGTACTTCGACCTCACCGTCGACCATCTGTTCGGCAGCATCTGGACGCGGCCGGGACTGTCGATGCGGGACAAGCGGATCATGACCCTCACCGTGGTCACCGCGGTCGGAAACGCCGACCTCGCCGAGATCCAGGCCAACGCGGCCCTGGCCAACGGCGAGTTGACGGAGACCGAGCTCAAGGAGATGGCGATCTTCCTGACGCACTACCTCGGCTTCCCCTTGGGGTCCAAGCTTGACGGCGTCGTCTCGTCGGTGATCAAGAAGCGCAAGAAAGCCGCCGAGCGGGGCGAGGGTGAGGACAAGAAGGCGAACGTCAACGCCGCCGTCCACATGCACTCCGGGGGCAAGGTCCATGACAACCATGGCAAGTAG
- a CDS encoding TetR/AcrR family transcriptional regulator has translation MRTHGWAGSAPASDEEAVSRILEAASRVIDARGADFSISDVARTLGVTRQTVYRYFPSTDALLIAAAVHAASDFLDRLAEHLSGITDPAEAITEGVATALEWLPEDKHISLLISPDQPNPHTEGVTSDVALDFGHSLVHRFDVDWAGLGYTDADLTELVEHLLRIIQSFVLDPGRPPRKGAELRAYLRRWVGGAIQPSAEPTIKQPSAEPTIKQPSAEPTIKQPSGAASAEVRTPTTTHR, from the coding sequence ATGCGCACCCACGGCTGGGCCGGATCGGCGCCCGCATCCGATGAGGAGGCCGTCAGCCGCATTCTCGAGGCCGCGAGCAGGGTGATCGACGCGCGCGGCGCCGATTTCTCCATCAGCGACGTGGCCCGCACGCTTGGCGTCACCCGTCAGACGGTGTACCGCTACTTTCCCAGTACAGATGCGCTGTTGATCGCCGCCGCCGTGCACGCGGCCAGCGACTTCCTCGACCGGCTTGCCGAGCATCTGAGTGGAATCACCGATCCCGCCGAAGCCATCACGGAGGGCGTCGCGACGGCCCTCGAATGGTTGCCCGAGGACAAGCACATCAGCTTGCTCATCAGCCCCGACCAGCCGAACCCGCACACCGAGGGGGTGACGTCGGACGTGGCGCTGGATTTCGGTCACTCATTGGTGCACCGGTTCGACGTCGACTGGGCGGGTCTCGGCTACACCGACGCCGACCTCACCGAGCTCGTCGAGCATCTGCTGCGGATCATCCAGTCGTTCGTCCTCGACCCGGGCAGGCCGCCTCGGAAGGGCGCCGAGTTGAGGGCGTATCTACGTAGGTGGGTGGGCGGGGCTATACAGCCGTCGGCCGAGCCGACAATCAAACAACCGTCGGCCGAGCCGACAATCAAACAACCGTCGGCCGAGCCGACAATCAAACAACCGTCAGGGGCAGCGAGCGCCGAGGTTCGAACACCCACGACGACCCACCGCTGA
- a CDS encoding cytochrome P450 — MTQSTCPFGAGFDFTDPDVLLQGIPVKEFAELRKTAPVWWNEQPESIFDDGGYWVISRHEDIKAISRDGDLWSTNRKGAVMRMPDGTTPEQLDLTKALLINHDAPAHTRLRKLVSRLFTPRAVATLEEKLAVAAREIVSAAAEKESGNFVDDIAMALPLLAIADLLGVPEADREKLFHWTNSIMNTDDPDFETDYAAANAELMGYAYSMAEERRRCPADDIVTRLIEADIDGESLDDVEFAFFVILLAVAGNETTRNAMTHGMNAFFDNPDQWELFRRERPETTADEIVRWATPVHCFQRTALTHTEIGGVSIREGQRVGLFYSSANYDEAVFDRPFEFNILRNPNPHLGFGGNGAHYCIGANLARMEIKLIFNEIADQIPKITKLSEPQRLRSGWLNGVKSLPVSYRG, encoded by the coding sequence ATGACGCAGAGCACATGCCCCTTCGGAGCCGGTTTCGACTTCACCGACCCCGACGTCCTGCTGCAGGGCATCCCCGTCAAGGAATTCGCCGAACTGCGCAAGACCGCGCCGGTGTGGTGGAACGAGCAGCCGGAGTCGATCTTCGATGACGGCGGGTACTGGGTGATCAGCCGCCACGAGGACATCAAGGCGATCTCCCGCGACGGCGACCTGTGGTCGACCAACCGCAAGGGCGCGGTCATGCGGATGCCCGACGGCACCACCCCGGAACAGCTCGACCTGACCAAGGCACTGCTGATCAACCACGACGCCCCCGCGCACACCCGGCTGCGTAAGCTCGTCTCCCGACTCTTCACGCCGCGCGCGGTCGCCACGCTGGAGGAGAAGCTGGCCGTCGCCGCCCGCGAAATCGTCAGCGCCGCAGCGGAAAAGGAGTCCGGCAACTTCGTCGACGACATCGCGATGGCGCTGCCGCTGCTGGCGATCGCCGACCTGCTCGGCGTGCCGGAGGCCGATCGCGAGAAGTTGTTCCACTGGACCAACTCGATCATGAACACCGACGATCCGGATTTCGAGACGGACTACGCGGCGGCCAATGCGGAACTCATGGGCTACGCCTACAGCATGGCCGAAGAGCGGCGGCGGTGCCCGGCCGACGACATCGTCACGCGGCTGATCGAGGCCGACATCGACGGCGAGTCGCTCGACGATGTCGAATTCGCGTTCTTCGTCATCCTGCTCGCGGTGGCGGGCAACGAGACGACGCGCAACGCGATGACGCACGGGATGAACGCCTTCTTCGACAATCCGGATCAGTGGGAGCTGTTCAGACGCGAGCGGCCCGAAACCACCGCGGACGAGATCGTGCGTTGGGCCACGCCGGTGCACTGCTTCCAGCGGACCGCGCTCACCCACACCGAGATCGGCGGTGTGTCCATCCGCGAAGGACAGCGTGTCGGCCTCTTTTACAGCTCCGCCAATTACGACGAGGCCGTGTTCGACCGGCCGTTCGAATTCAACATTCTGCGTAATCCGAATCCGCATCTCGGATTCGGCGGTAACGGCGCGCACTACTGCATCGGCGCGAACCTCGCCCGGATGGAGATCAAGCTGATCTTCAACGAGATCGCCGATCAGATTCCGAAGATCACCAAACTGTCCGAACCGCAACGACTTCGCTCGGGCTGGCTCAACGGAGTCAAGTCTCTGCCCGTTTCGTACCGGGGCTGA
- the purD gene encoding phosphoribosylamine--glycine ligase produces MRVLVIGSGAREHALLLALRRDPEVEALAVAPGNAGTAIIADQYDVDITSGEAVVKLAQQIGADLVVVGPEVPLVLGVADAVRAAGIACFGPTKDAARIEGSKSFAKDVMAAAGVRTATSEIVDNPANLDAALDRFGPPSGDPSWVVKDDGLAAGKGVVVTADRDTARAHAASLLDSGHPVLLESFLDGPEVSLFCVVDGETVVPLLAAQDFKRVGDGDTGSNTGGMGAYAPLPWLPDEVVRSIVDDVVKPVAAELVKRGSAFSGLLYAGLAITSRGPAVVEFNCRFGDPETQAVLALLDSPLGQLLYAAATGSLADQPPLRWRDGAAVTVVVAAENYPGRPRVGDVITGAEADGVLHAGTTRRDDGAIVSSGGRVLSVVGTGADLSEARDAAYSLIDSIRLPGSHFRKDIGLAAAEGRISL; encoded by the coding sequence GTGCGCGTCCTGGTGATCGGATCCGGTGCCCGTGAACATGCGTTGTTGCTTGCGCTGCGCCGAGACCCCGAGGTCGAGGCGCTGGCCGTCGCGCCGGGCAACGCCGGGACCGCGATCATCGCCGACCAGTACGACGTCGACATCACCAGCGGCGAGGCCGTCGTCAAGCTGGCCCAACAGATCGGTGCCGACCTGGTGGTGGTCGGGCCCGAGGTGCCGCTCGTCTTGGGTGTCGCCGATGCCGTGCGCGCCGCCGGCATCGCCTGCTTCGGTCCGACGAAGGACGCCGCGCGCATCGAGGGTTCTAAGTCATTCGCCAAGGATGTGATGGCTGCGGCGGGTGTGCGCACCGCGACCAGCGAGATCGTCGACAACCCCGCCAACCTCGACGCCGCGCTCGACCGCTTCGGCCCGCCGAGTGGTGACCCCTCGTGGGTGGTCAAGGACGACGGACTCGCCGCGGGCAAGGGCGTGGTGGTCACCGCCGATCGCGACACGGCGCGCGCGCATGCCGCCAGCCTGCTCGATTCGGGACACCCGGTGCTGCTGGAGTCGTTCCTCGACGGCCCCGAGGTGTCGCTGTTCTGCGTCGTCGACGGCGAGACCGTCGTACCCCTGCTGGCCGCCCAGGACTTCAAGCGCGTCGGCGACGGCGACACCGGATCCAACACCGGCGGCATGGGCGCATATGCGCCGCTGCCGTGGCTACCCGACGAGGTGGTCCGCTCGATTGTCGATGACGTCGTGAAACCCGTTGCGGCCGAGCTGGTCAAGCGTGGCAGCGCGTTCTCGGGTCTGCTTTATGCGGGGCTGGCGATCACGTCCAGGGGACCTGCGGTGGTCGAGTTCAATTGCCGCTTCGGCGATCCGGAGACCCAGGCGGTGCTGGCGCTGCTGGACAGCCCGCTGGGGCAACTGCTGTACGCGGCGGCCACTGGCAGCCTCGCCGACCAACCGCCGCTGCGGTGGCGGGACGGGGCCGCGGTGACGGTCGTGGTGGCCGCCGAGAACTATCCCGGGCGGCCGCGCGTCGGCGACGTTATCACCGGTGCGGAGGCCGACGGAGTGCTACACGCCGGTACGACGCGGCGCGACGACGGTGCGATCGTGTCGTCCGGCGGCAGGGTGCTTTCGGTGGTGGGCACGGGTGCCGACCTGAGCGAGGCGCGCGATGCGGCCTACTCGCTGATCGACTCGATTCGCCTGCCGGGCAGCCACTTTCGCAAGGACATCGGGCTGGCCGCAGCCGAGGGTCGGATCTCGCTCTAG
- a CDS encoding alpha/beta hydrolase encodes MAAMPELSRRALLRLGVGAAAGAAALRLSAPVAAAPTYVDGSFISAARGGVATNWAIARPPGQTAPLRPIIALHGKGQDAAGVMAGGVEQGLAQAVAAGIPPVAVVAVDGGGGYWHKRASGEDSGAMVLDELIPMLGEQGLDTSRVAFMGWSMGGYGALLLGARLGPARTAAITAVSPALWTSPGAAAPGAFDSAEDYEANSVWGLPALNSIPIRIDCGTSDPFYSATKQFVAQLANPPAGGFSPGGHDGAYWSSQLPAEVAWMAPLLTA; translated from the coding sequence ATGGCCGCCATGCCTGAACTGAGTCGACGCGCACTGCTGCGCCTCGGTGTCGGCGCGGCGGCCGGGGCGGCGGCCCTGCGGCTGTCGGCGCCCGTGGCCGCGGCCCCCACCTACGTCGACGGGTCGTTCATCTCGGCGGCCCGTGGCGGAGTGGCGACGAATTGGGCGATCGCGCGCCCGCCGGGGCAGACGGCGCCGCTGCGGCCGATCATCGCGTTGCACGGCAAGGGCCAGGACGCCGCGGGTGTGATGGCCGGCGGTGTGGAGCAGGGTTTGGCTCAGGCGGTCGCCGCAGGAATTCCGCCCGTCGCGGTCGTGGCGGTCGACGGCGGCGGCGGGTACTGGCACAAGCGGGCTTCCGGTGAGGACTCCGGCGCGATGGTGCTCGACGAGCTCATCCCGATGCTCGGCGAGCAGGGCCTCGACACGTCACGGGTCGCGTTCATGGGGTGGTCGATGGGCGGCTACGGCGCACTGCTGCTCGGTGCGCGGCTGGGTCCGGCGCGCACCGCGGCGATCACCGCGGTCAGTCCTGCGCTGTGGACGTCGCCCGGTGCGGCCGCACCGGGTGCGTTCGACAGCGCCGAGGATTACGAGGCGAACAGCGTCTGGGGCCTGCCCGCGCTGAATTCGATTCCGATCCGGATCGACTGCGGCACCAGCGATCCGTTCTACTCGGCGACGAAGCAGTTTGTCGCGCAGCTGGCCAACCCGCCCGCGGGCGGCTTCTCCCCCGGTGGGCACGACGGCGCGTACTGGAGCTCGCAGCTGCCCGCAGAAGTGGCATGGATGGCTCCGCTGCTCACCGCCTAG